A region of Streptomyces sp. R44 DNA encodes the following proteins:
- a CDS encoding ribonuclease HII has translation MPYEPPTHTVERSLRATTGAKIVAGVDEVGRGAWAGPVTVCAAVTGLRRPPEGLTDSKLLTPKRRNALAAELEGWVTAYALGDASPLEIDELGMTAALRLAAVRALEGLPVRPDAVILDGKHDYLGSPWRVRTVIKGDQSCVAVAAASVIAKVRRDALMAELEAEGGPYAAYAFAANAGYPSPVHKAALEELGPTPYHRLSWSYLDALPQWRHLKKVRLSAEAAALESGGQLGFDF, from the coding sequence ATGCCGTACGAACCTCCCACCCACACCGTCGAGCGGTCGCTCCGAGCCACCACCGGCGCCAAGATCGTCGCCGGGGTCGACGAGGTCGGACGCGGGGCGTGGGCCGGCCCCGTCACGGTGTGCGCGGCCGTCACCGGCCTTCGCCGGCCCCCCGAGGGGCTCACCGACTCGAAGCTGCTCACCCCCAAGCGCCGGAACGCCTTGGCCGCGGAGCTCGAGGGCTGGGTCACCGCGTACGCGCTCGGCGACGCCTCTCCGCTGGAGATCGACGAACTCGGGATGACCGCGGCCCTGCGGCTCGCGGCCGTCCGAGCCCTCGAAGGCCTCCCCGTGCGGCCCGACGCGGTGATCCTGGACGGCAAGCACGACTACCTCGGCAGCCCCTGGCGGGTCCGTACGGTGATCAAGGGCGACCAGTCCTGCGTCGCCGTCGCGGCCGCCTCCGTCATCGCGAAGGTCCGGCGCGACGCCCTCATGGCGGAGCTGGAGGCCGAGGGCGGCCCGTATGCGGCGTATGCCTTCGCCGCCAACGCGGGCTACCCTTCGCCGGTCCACAAGGCGGCGCTCGAAGAGCTGGGGCCCACCCCGTACCACCGACTCTCCTGGTCGTACCTGGACGCGCTGCCCCAGTGGCGTCACCTCAAGAAGGTCCGCCTCTCCGCCGAGGCGGCCGCGCTGGAGAGCGGGGGCCAACTCGGCTTCGACTTCTGA
- a CDS encoding RecQ family ATP-dependent DNA helicase, with protein MTQAAPLEDRAALRAAADAVLARLVSDPTGRARLREDQWRAIEALVADRRRALVVQRTGWGKSAVYFVATSLLRERGSGPTVIVSPLLALMRNQVEAAARAGIRARTINSSNTEEWETVQEEVASGEVDVLLVSPERLNNPDFRDQVLPRLAAATGLLVVDEAHCISDWGHDFRPDYRRLRTMLADLPAGVPVLATTATANARVTADVAEQLGTAAGTDALVLRGPLDRESLSLGVVRLPDAAHRLAWLADHLGELPGSGIIYTLTVAAADEVTAYLRQCGHVVSSYTGRTENADRQQAEDDLQANRVKALVATSALGMGFDKPDLGFVVHLGSPSSPIAYYQQVGRAGRGVEHAEVLLLPGQEDEAIWRYFASVAFPPEEQVRRTLDVLAQAGRPLSLPALEPLVELRRTRLETMLKVLDVDGAVHRVKGGWESTGRPWVYDTERYAWVARQRAAEQQAMRDYAAATGCRMEFLRRQLDDEEAAPCGRCDNCAGSRFDPKVSETALDAAKGELGRPGVEVEPRKMWPTGLAAVGVDLKGRIPPGEQSFAGRALGRLSDIGWGNRLRPLLADGTPDGPVPDDVVQAVVQVLADWAKGPGGWASGAPDAPARPAGVVTVASHRRPRLVGSLGQRIAEIGRMPFLGVVEYAPEAEDLRLSRTNSAQRVVGLQRTLTVPPDLAGRLAGAGGPVLLVDDFSDTGWTLAVAARLLRRAGAEGVFPLVLAVQG; from the coding sequence ATGACCCAAGCAGCCCCGCTGGAAGACCGCGCCGCACTCCGAGCCGCCGCCGATGCCGTGCTCGCCCGTCTCGTCTCCGACCCGACCGGCAGGGCCAGACTGCGCGAGGACCAGTGGCGGGCCATCGAGGCCCTGGTCGCCGACCGGCGCCGAGCCCTGGTGGTGCAGCGGACCGGCTGGGGCAAGTCGGCCGTCTACTTCGTGGCGACGTCGCTGCTCCGTGAGCGCGGCAGCGGCCCGACCGTGATCGTCTCCCCGCTGCTCGCGCTCATGCGCAACCAGGTGGAGGCGGCGGCCCGGGCGGGCATCCGCGCCCGGACGATCAACTCGTCGAACACCGAGGAGTGGGAGACGGTCCAAGAGGAAGTCGCCTCCGGTGAGGTGGACGTGCTCCTGGTGAGCCCGGAGCGGCTCAACAATCCCGACTTCCGCGATCAGGTGCTCCCCCGGCTCGCCGCCGCCACCGGGCTGCTCGTGGTCGACGAGGCGCACTGCATCTCGGACTGGGGCCACGACTTCCGGCCCGACTACCGCCGACTGCGGACGATGCTGGCCGACCTGCCCGCCGGCGTTCCGGTGCTGGCCACCACGGCCACGGCGAACGCCCGGGTGACGGCGGACGTGGCCGAGCAGCTCGGCACGGCCGCGGGCACGGACGCCCTCGTCCTGCGCGGGCCGCTCGACCGGGAGAGCCTGAGCCTGGGCGTGGTCAGACTGCCGGACGCGGCACACCGCCTGGCCTGGCTCGCCGACCATCTCGGCGAGCTGCCCGGCTCCGGCATCATCTACACGCTGACGGTCGCAGCGGCCGACGAGGTCACCGCCTACCTGCGCCAGTGCGGGCACGTCGTGTCCTCCTACACCGGCCGGACGGAGAACGCCGACCGGCAGCAGGCCGAGGACGATCTGCAGGCCAACCGGGTCAAGGCGCTCGTCGCGACCTCGGCCCTCGGCATGGGCTTCGACAAGCCGGACCTGGGTTTCGTGGTCCATCTCGGGTCGCCGTCCTCCCCCATCGCGTACTACCAGCAGGTCGGCCGGGCCGGGCGAGGGGTGGAGCACGCCGAGGTGCTGCTGCTGCCCGGTCAGGAGGACGAGGCGATCTGGCGCTACTTCGCCTCGGTGGCCTTCCCGCCTGAGGAGCAGGTGCGCCGCACGCTCGACGTGCTCGCCCAGGCCGGCCGGCCCCTGTCCCTGCCCGCCCTCGAGCCGCTGGTCGAGCTGCGCAGGACCCGGCTGGAGACCATGCTCAAGGTCCTGGACGTGGACGGCGCGGTGCACCGGGTGAAGGGCGGCTGGGAGAGCACCGGGCGACCCTGGGTGTACGACACCGAGCGGTACGCCTGGGTGGCGCGGCAGCGGGCCGCCGAGCAGCAGGCGATGCGCGACTACGCGGCGGCCACCGGGTGCCGGATGGAGTTCCTGCGGCGTCAGTTGGACGACGAGGAGGCCGCTCCGTGCGGTCGCTGCGACAACTGCGCGGGGAGCAGGTTCGACCCGAAGGTGTCCGAGACGGCGCTGGACGCGGCCAAGGGCGAGCTGGGGCGGCCCGGCGTGGAGGTCGAGCCCCGGAAGATGTGGCCCACCGGGCTCGCCGCGGTCGGGGTCGACCTGAAGGGTCGTATTCCGCCCGGGGAGCAGTCGTTCGCCGGCCGGGCCCTGGGGCGGCTCTCGGACATCGGCTGGGGCAACCGGCTGCGTCCGCTGCTGGCCGACGGCACACCGGACGGGCCGGTGCCGGACGATGTCGTGCAGGCCGTGGTGCAAGTCCTGGCGGACTGGGCCAAGGGACCGGGCGGTTGGGCTTCCGGGGCGCCGGACGCGCCGGCCCGGCCCGCCGGTGTGGTCACGGTCGCCTCCCACCGCAGGCCGCGTCTGGTGGGTTCGCTCGGGCAGCGGATCGCGGAGATCGGCAGGATGCCCTTCCTCGGCGTGGTGGAGTACGCGCCGGAGGCGGAGGATCTCCGGCTTTCGCGGACCAACAGCGCCCAGCGGGTCGTCGGTCTGCAGCGGACCCTGACGGTCCCTCCGGACCTGGCGGGGCGTCTGGCGGGCGCGGGCGGTCCTGTTCTCCTGGTGGACGACTTCTCCGACACCGGCTGGACGCTGGCAGTGGCGGCGCGGCTGCTGCGACGGGCCGGAGCGGAAGGGGTGTTTCCGCTGGTGCTCGCCGTCCAGGGGTGA
- a CDS encoding DUF4192 domain-containing protein, translated as MNANHHESSGLSRTQRITLRGPAELADALPFVLGFHPTDSVVLVALHGEHGRFGGRVRLGIPRSPREWASTADHLAECLVEGGARSGARPDGIVVFLCQDPAPGETGRRVMERLRPFAQRLRTACGALDIPVYEALCISDGLYFSYCCPDQRCCPPDGTPLALSGTSVMAAAAAYAGMQVRGSLRDMEARLKPRGGPADEEQRAALDAAATSIVPRILEGAEERGRKEVREGTLRLAREVLRRFVNPKRPENPGSPEEARGAAGAVGALGTATPVRQVAPGRPAGATAADDAADDALITADEAAALVLGLQDRVTRDRAAEWMEGWEGTAALRLWRVLARRCVTPYQEYAAGPLTLAGWTAWSTGDEPSARVALGLALDADPKYVFARLLHQACNEGLDPESLRSCLRSERDARAASEQEAASPSRRVRMRAGRRPGTPLSLRKPGRQTGGGERRARAGVRPGGPATGRPASGTPRPGGQRGSRSGR; from the coding sequence ATGAACGCGAATCACCACGAATCCAGTGGACTCTCCCGTACCCAGCGAATCACCCTGCGCGGCCCGGCGGAGCTGGCCGACGCTCTGCCCTTCGTGCTGGGCTTCCATCCCACCGACTCCGTCGTCCTGGTCGCCCTCCACGGCGAGCACGGCCGCTTCGGGGGCCGGGTCAGGCTCGGAATCCCGCGCTCGCCCCGGGAGTGGGCGTCCACGGCGGACCACCTCGCCGAGTGCCTCGTCGAGGGAGGTGCCCGGTCCGGCGCCCGGCCGGACGGCATCGTCGTCTTCCTGTGCCAGGACCCCGCGCCGGGCGAGACGGGCCGCAGGGTCATGGAGCGGCTGCGGCCCTTCGCACAGCGACTGCGGACCGCCTGCGGGGCCCTCGACATCCCCGTCTACGAGGCCCTGTGCATCTCCGACGGGCTGTACTTCTCGTACTGCTGCCCCGACCAGCGCTGCTGCCCGCCCGACGGCACCCCGCTCGCGCTCAGCGGCACCTCGGTGATGGCGGCGGCCGCCGCCTACGCCGGAATGCAGGTGAGGGGCTCCCTGCGGGACATGGAGGCCCGGCTGAAGCCGCGCGGCGGGCCCGCGGACGAGGAGCAGCGTGCCGCTCTCGACGCGGCCGCGACCTCGATCGTCCCCCGGATTCTCGAAGGAGCCGAAGAGCGGGGACGGAAAGAGGTGCGCGAAGGGACGCTGCGTCTCGCCCGCGAGGTCCTCCGCCGGTTCGTGAACCCGAAGAGGCCGGAGAACCCGGGCAGCCCGGAGGAGGCGAGGGGCGCGGCCGGCGCGGTGGGTGCGCTGGGCACGGCGACTCCGGTGCGGCAGGTCGCTCCCGGCCGGCCCGCCGGTGCCACGGCCGCGGACGACGCGGCGGACGACGCCCTGATCACAGCTGACGAGGCGGCCGCTCTCGTCCTCGGCCTGCAGGACCGGGTCACCCGGGACCGCGCCGCCGAGTGGATGGAGGGCTGGGAGGGGACAGCCGCCCTGAGGCTCTGGCGCGTACTCGCCCGGCGCTGCGTCACGCCCTACCAGGAGTATGCCGCCGGGCCCCTCACCCTCGCGGGCTGGACGGCCTGGTCCACGGGCGACGAGCCGAGCGCCCGGGTCGCCCTCGGACTCGCCCTCGACGCCGACCCGAAGTACGTCTTCGCCCGGCTGCTGCACCAGGCGTGCAACGAAGGCCTCGACCCCGAGTCGCTCCGTTCCTGTCTGAGGAGCGAGCGGGATGCCCGGGCCGCCTCGGAGCAGGAGGCCGCGTCGCCTTCCCGGCGGGTCCGGATGCGGGCCGGCCGCCGGCCGGGCACCCCGCTGAGCCTCAGGAAGCCAGGGCGTCAGACCGGTGGGGGCGAGCGCCGGGCGAGGGCCGGGGTCCGCCCCGGCGGGCCCGCCACCGGGAGGCCGGCGAGCGGGACTCCGCGGCCCGGCGGGCAGCGCGGCTCCAGGAGTGGCCGATGA
- a CDS encoding glycogen debranching N-terminal domain-containing protein, with protein sequence MAPSPVPAPGRPTTQSPGPASGHTSGAGIAFPRATRPPELPSVHGALVCVALPALAVCAEHGQLTGEGPEGVYEAGRRLLSRCVLRVAGREPVALQGRMAAADRAVFLGVLRVPGDAGPDPALTVERTRSADGTERITLRSAAARPLRLPVEVALGTDLADLGAVASGRTGPDIAASVHGTGLRWTGTDGRSVAVTADPPPMDSLAAAGVLRWEAELAPGAAFTLRLRVRGASAARPTASTGAGSGRPGGHLLAEARAEGDDPRRGELLRASVEDLRALLQRDPANAADVYLAAGVPWRCGPVTSEALWAARMSLPLGTRLAATTLRALGRTQLSGGGAESGRLQGPLRDAGPHLPPRCTGIEATLAFPVVLAEARRWGLPSADLEELLSVAERCLDWLGRTAGRNGLVPDPGPAGPWRAETQAHAHRAAVLGADLLDDCGRPGGDALREAARTLRERFRREFWLDDPAGGRPAVARAPDGRTWPQLGGWAAHLLDTGLLGGGRYAPGLLGATQTEQVARLLGTPALDSGWGLRGLGTKEPGHNPFGHRAGAVRVHETAVAVAGLAAAGHEKEAASLLRGLLDAAEAFTHRLPEMYAGEQRTTGGRPVPHPAACRPAAVAAAGAVQALLALAGVRPDVPGGSVSVHPLASAPLGAIRLSGLVVAGEPFAVRVGRLGLGMVEEAAEGLQLGV encoded by the coding sequence ATGGCTCCCAGCCCCGTCCCGGCCCCCGGCCGCCCCACCACCCAGTCGCCCGGACCCGCCTCCGGACACACGTCCGGTGCCGGCATCGCGTTCCCGCGCGCGACGCGGCCCCCGGAACTCCCCTCGGTGCACGGTGCGCTCGTCTGCGTGGCCCTGCCCGCCCTCGCCGTCTGCGCCGAGCACGGCCAGCTCACCGGGGAAGGACCCGAGGGGGTGTACGAGGCGGGGCGGCGGCTCCTGTCCCGCTGCGTCCTGCGGGTGGCGGGACGCGAACCGGTCGCGCTCCAGGGCCGCATGGCGGCCGCCGACCGGGCGGTGTTCCTCGGGGTCCTCCGCGTCCCCGGGGACGCGGGCCCCGACCCCGCCCTCACCGTCGAACGCACCCGGAGCGCCGACGGCACCGAACGGATCACCCTGCGCAGCGCCGCGGCACGGCCGCTGCGGCTCCCCGTGGAAGTCGCTCTGGGGACGGATCTCGCGGACCTGGGCGCGGTGGCGTCCGGGCGGACCGGCCCCGACATCGCCGCGAGCGTCCACGGCACCGGACTGCGGTGGACCGGCACCGACGGCCGATCCGTCGCCGTCACGGCGGACCCGCCGCCCATGGACTCCTTGGCGGCGGCGGGAGTGCTGCGCTGGGAAGCCGAGCTGGCACCGGGAGCGGCCTTCACCCTCCGGCTGCGCGTGCGAGGGGCGTCGGCCGCCCGGCCCACCGCCTCCACGGGTGCCGGCTCGGGGCGGCCGGGCGGCCACCTCCTGGCCGAGGCCCGCGCCGAGGGCGACGACCCGCGGCGGGGAGAACTGCTCCGCGCCTCCGTCGAGGACCTGCGGGCCCTGCTCCAGCGCGACCCGGCCAACGCCGCGGACGTGTACCTCGCGGCCGGTGTCCCCTGGCGGTGCGGACCCGTCACCTCCGAAGCGCTCTGGGCGGCCCGTATGTCCCTGCCCCTCGGCACCCGGCTCGCCGCCACCACCCTGCGCGCCCTCGGACGCACCCAACTCTCCGGCGGCGGAGCCGAGTCCGGCCGCCTCCAAGGGCCCCTCAGGGACGCGGGCCCGCACCTCCCGCCCCGCTGCACCGGCATCGAAGCGACCCTCGCCTTTCCCGTCGTGCTCGCCGAGGCCCGCCGCTGGGGGCTCCCGTCCGCGGACCTGGAGGAGCTGCTTTCCGTGGCGGAGCGCTGCCTCGACTGGCTCGGCCGTACGGCCGGCCGGAACGGCCTCGTGCCGGACCCGGGGCCCGCCGGGCCCTGGCGGGCCGAGACCCAGGCGCACGCCCACCGCGCCGCCGTGCTCGGCGCCGACCTCCTCGACGACTGCGGACGGCCCGGGGGAGACGCCCTGCGCGAAGCGGCCAGGACCCTGCGCGAGCGGTTCCGGCGGGAGTTCTGGCTCGACGACCCGGCGGGCGGCCGCCCGGCCGTCGCCCGCGCACCGGACGGCCGGACCTGGCCCCAGCTGGGCGGCTGGGCCGCGCACCTGCTCGACACCGGGCTGCTGGGCGGCGGCCGGTACGCTCCCGGCCTCCTGGGCGCGACGCAGACCGAACAGGTGGCCCGGCTGCTCGGCACCCCGGCGCTCGACTCCGGCTGGGGGCTGCGCGGTCTCGGGACGAAGGAGCCGGGGCACAACCCCTTCGGGCACCGCGCCGGAGCGGTCCGGGTGCACGAGACGGCGGTCGCGGTGGCGGGTCTCGCCGCCGCCGGGCACGAGAAGGAGGCGGCCTCCCTGCTGCGGGGGCTGCTGGACGCGGCGGAGGCCTTCACCCACCGGCTCCCCGAGATGTACGCGGGAGAACAGCGGACAACGGGCGGACGCCCGGTGCCGCACCCGGCGGCGTGCCGGCCGGCGGCCGTCGCGGCCGCCGGGGCCGTCCAGGCGCTGCTCGCCCTCGCGGGCGTCCGGCCCGACGTGCCGGGCGGCTCCGTCTCGGTGCACCCGCTGGCCTCGGCCCCGCTCGGCGCGATCCGTCTGTCGGGGCTCGTGGTCGCCGGAGAACCCTTCGCCGTGCGGGTCGGCAGGCTGGGTCTCGGTATGGTCGAGGAGGCCGCAGAGGGCCTTCAGCTGGGGGTGTGA
- a CDS encoding NUDIX domain-containing protein, with translation MPPYDPSAFPPFAVTVDLVVLTVRRHALCTLVVRRGESPYQGRWALPGGFVQAEEDLGAAAARELVEETGLCAHDPAAPTPVPSNGAHLEQLATYGAPDRDPRMRVVSVAHLALAPDLPAPRAGGDANSARWAPVEELLGEDEAAAAEDGGPGALAFDHARILADGVERARSKIEYSSLATAFCPPEFTVGELRRVYEAVWGVSLDPRNFHRKVTGTPGFLVPAGGTTTRQGGRPAQLFRAGGATLLNPPMLRPEV, from the coding sequence ATGCCTCCCTACGACCCGTCGGCCTTTCCTCCCTTCGCCGTGACCGTCGACCTGGTCGTGCTCACCGTGCGGCGCCACGCACTGTGCACCCTGGTCGTTCGGCGAGGAGAGTCGCCGTACCAGGGGCGTTGGGCGCTGCCCGGCGGCTTCGTGCAGGCGGAGGAGGACCTGGGAGCCGCGGCGGCGCGCGAGCTGGTCGAGGAGACCGGCCTCTGCGCCCACGATCCGGCCGCCCCGACGCCCGTGCCGAGCAACGGAGCGCACCTGGAGCAGCTGGCGACGTACGGGGCGCCCGACCGCGACCCGCGCATGCGGGTGGTGAGCGTCGCGCACCTCGCGCTGGCGCCGGACCTTCCCGCGCCGCGCGCCGGAGGCGACGCGAACAGCGCCCGCTGGGCCCCGGTCGAGGAGCTCCTCGGCGAGGACGAGGCCGCCGCGGCCGAGGACGGAGGGCCGGGGGCGCTCGCCTTCGACCACGCCCGGATCCTCGCGGACGGAGTGGAGCGTGCCCGCTCCAAGATCGAGTACTCCTCCCTGGCCACGGCCTTCTGCCCGCCGGAGTTCACGGTCGGCGAGCTGCGACGCGTCTACGAGGCGGTCTGGGGAGTCTCCCTCGACCCGCGCAACTTCCACCGCAAGGTGACCGGCACGCCCGGCTTCCTGGTCCCGGCCGGAGGCACCACGACCCGTCAGGGAGGGCGCCCCGCACAGCTCTTCCGGGCAGGTGGGGCCACTCTTCTCAACCCGCCGATGCTGCGCCCCGAGGTCTGA
- a CDS encoding ATP-binding cassette domain-containing protein, translated as MLQAIGLTSTPRRDRPPAVDDLTFEARPGAVTALLGPRGSGKTTTLRLMLELEPGRGITYFRGRPLHRVAHPPREVGVLLGDVPGHPSRTLRGQLRMLCAATGVPAARAEELVRTVGLTGLERRRIGTLPIGADRRLGLASALLGAPHTLLLDEPAAGLSVSESGWLYELLRAHAAEGGTVLYTTEDPKDAARNADRVVTLEGGRLVADQDAVEFARTRLRPRVVVRTPHAARLAAVVTQEARAARRAVEVVAEDGNRLSVYGSDCAAVGDTAFRHGVPVHRLAEERGGDGGAAAGRDRGSAGQARRTHEGEEPAKPGSRAVGPAAGGAGREAPGGRRGARRPTRSPLRPLRYELHRLLGVPSTPLVVAGVLLVSVTLALLLGRGGRAELPAVLAGWPAISPLPPAAVGAGLIGAFSFGEEYRYPALTSGRGAVPRRPGLLLAKLAVAAVVALALGVLVVAVDLEVLRFVYGGELVPVPKNWPTLAASWLGLVVGCAWAGVLGAGVFRAAAAGVAAVLAVPVAFVPLLQKVLTGPSVRSAAGLPARLREFAGPQWSPALDRWLAGVLRVVGQPAGVALSLTLTGLLCAYVFTGLRRKARW; from the coding sequence ATGCTCCAGGCCATCGGACTGACCAGCACTCCCCGCCGCGATCGCCCGCCCGCCGTGGACGATCTGACCTTCGAGGCACGGCCGGGTGCCGTGACCGCTCTCCTCGGCCCCCGGGGATCCGGCAAGACCACCACGCTCCGGCTCATGCTCGAACTCGAGCCGGGCCGTGGGATCACCTACTTCCGCGGCCGGCCGCTGCACCGCGTCGCCCACCCCCCTCGCGAGGTCGGCGTACTCCTCGGCGACGTCCCCGGGCACCCCTCCCGCACCCTCCGGGGCCAGCTCCGGATGCTCTGCGCCGCCACGGGAGTGCCCGCCGCCCGGGCCGAGGAGCTGGTGCGCACGGTGGGGCTCACCGGCCTGGAGCGCCGTCGGATCGGCACCCTGCCGATCGGCGCCGACCGTCGACTCGGGCTCGCCTCGGCCCTGTTGGGCGCCCCCCACACCCTGCTCCTCGACGAGCCGGCCGCGGGTCTCTCCGTATCCGAGAGCGGATGGCTGTACGAGCTGCTGCGGGCGCACGCCGCGGAAGGGGGAACCGTGCTGTACACCACGGAGGACCCCAAGGACGCCGCCCGCAACGCCGACCGTGTCGTCACCCTCGAAGGCGGCCGGCTCGTCGCGGACCAGGACGCCGTCGAGTTCGCCCGCACCCGGCTGCGCCCCCGGGTCGTCGTCCGCACGCCGCACGCCGCGCGCCTGGCCGCGGTCGTGACCCAGGAGGCCAGAGCCGCCCGGCGGGCCGTCGAGGTGGTCGCCGAGGACGGCAACCGCCTGTCCGTCTACGGCAGCGACTGCGCGGCCGTCGGCGACACCGCCTTCCGTCACGGCGTACCGGTTCACCGTCTGGCCGAGGAGCGGGGAGGCGACGGAGGCGCCGCTGCCGGTCGTGACCGTGGTTCCGCCGGGCAGGCGCGGCGTACCCACGAAGGCGAGGAGCCGGCGAAGCCCGGTAGCCGGGCCGTCGGGCCGGCGGCCGGGGGAGCGGGGCGGGAGGCTCCGGGAGGGAGGCGAGGCGCACGGCGGCCCACGCGCTCGCCGCTTCGACCGCTGCGCTACGAGCTCCACCGGCTCCTGGGCGTACCGTCCACCCCGCTGGTCGTGGCCGGCGTCCTGCTCGTCTCCGTGACGCTCGCCCTGCTCCTCGGACGTGGCGGCCGCGCCGAGCTCCCCGCCGTCCTCGCCGGCTGGCCCGCGATCTCCCCGCTGCCGCCCGCGGCCGTCGGCGCCGGACTGATCGGAGCGTTCTCCTTCGGCGAGGAGTACCGCTATCCCGCGCTCACCTCCGGGCGCGGAGCCGTGCCCCGCAGGCCGGGTCTGCTGCTCGCGAAGCTCGCCGTCGCCGCGGTCGTCGCCCTTGCGCTCGGGGTGCTCGTCGTGGCGGTCGACCTGGAGGTGCTGCGGTTCGTCTACGGCGGCGAGTTGGTTCCCGTACCGAAGAACTGGCCTACTCTCGCGGCGAGTTGGCTCGGTCTGGTGGTCGGCTGCGCGTGGGCCGGGGTGCTCGGCGCGGGAGTGTTCCGGGCCGCCGCGGCCGGAGTGGCGGCGGTGCTCGCGGTGCCGGTCGCCTTCGTTCCGCTGCTGCAGAAGGTGCTGACGGGGCCGTCGGTGCGCTCGGCGGCCGGACTTCCCGCGCGACTGCGCGAGTTCGCCGGCCCGCAGTGGTCCCCGGCCCTGGACCGGTGGCTGGCGGGGGTGCTGAGGGTGGTCGGTCAGCCCGCGGGGGTGGCGCTCTCGCTGACGTTGACAGGGCTGCTCTGCGCCTATGTGTTCACCGGCCTTCGCCGCAAGGCCCGTTGGTGA
- a CDS encoding FadR/GntR family transcriptional regulator, with translation MSTLAHTMMTAARPVDSGLGAPGDLDRYPYTEAPAAGRVGPPSWEGVDTDLGRVGRRTTGNRGRGLHGQLVQQLGQMIVSGDLGADRPLVPEEIGQRFEVSRTVVRESLRVLEAKGLVSARPNVGTRVRPVSDWNLLDPDIIEWRAFGPQRDDQRRELNELRWTIEPLAARLAAGHGREDVQQRLADMVEIMGHAFAQGDGITFSRADTEFHTLLIQLAGNRMLEHLSGIVASALQVSGGPVTGCDRPSEACLAHHARIVDALATGDAHGAENAMRQLLTVHPEVERVVPAPREH, from the coding sequence GTGAGTACCCTTGCGCACACCATGATGACCGCCGCCCGCCCCGTCGACTCCGGCCTCGGCGCCCCGGGCGATCTCGACCGCTACCCCTACACGGAGGCGCCCGCCGCCGGCCGCGTGGGCCCGCCCTCCTGGGAGGGGGTGGACACCGACCTGGGTCGCGTCGGCCGCCGGACCACCGGCAACCGGGGGCGCGGGCTGCACGGCCAGCTCGTCCAGCAGCTCGGCCAGATGATCGTCTCCGGCGACCTCGGGGCCGACCGCCCGCTCGTACCCGAGGAGATCGGCCAGCGGTTCGAGGTCTCGCGCACCGTCGTGCGCGAGTCGCTGCGCGTACTGGAGGCGAAGGGGCTCGTCAGCGCCCGCCCGAACGTCGGTACGCGGGTCAGGCCGGTCAGCGACTGGAACCTCCTCGACCCCGACATCATCGAGTGGCGTGCCTTCGGCCCGCAGCGCGACGACCAGCGCCGCGAGCTGAACGAGCTGCGGTGGACGATCGAGCCCCTGGCCGCCCGCCTCGCCGCGGGGCACGGCCGCGAGGACGTGCAGCAGCGTCTCGCCGACATGGTCGAGATCATGGGGCACGCCTTCGCCCAGGGCGACGGCATCACCTTCTCCCGGGCCGACACCGAGTTCCACACCCTCCTCATCCAGCTGGCCGGGAACCGCATGCTGGAGCACCTCTCCGGCATCGTCGCCTCCGCGCTCCAGGTCTCCGGCGGTCCCGTCACCGGCTGTGACCGGCCGAGCGAGGCCTGCCTCGCGCACCATGCCCGGATCGTGGACGCGCTGGCCACCGGGGACGCCCACGGTGCCGAGAACGCGATGCGGCAGCTGCTCACGGTCCACCCCGAGGTGGAGCGCGTGGTCCCCGCCCCCCGCGAACACTGA